Proteins co-encoded in one Mycobacteriales bacterium genomic window:
- a CDS encoding SDR family oxidoreductase: MSVLDMFRLDGKVAIVTGASSGLGGAFARALAVWGADVALGARRVDRLQETRAMVESLGRRALAVQTDVADPQDCRRLVDETVRELGRVDVLVNNAGVGTAVPATRESVEQFRSVIDVNLNGCYWMAQACGRVMQPGSSIVNISSILGLTTAGLPQAAYAASKAGLIGLTRDLAQQWTGRRGIRVNALAPGFFTSEMTDQYAEGYLEAMSSRMVAGRTGDERELAAALVFLASSAGGYVTGQTLAVDGGVTIT, translated from the coding sequence ATGAGCGTGCTGGACATGTTCCGACTCGACGGCAAGGTGGCGATCGTCACCGGCGCCTCGTCCGGCCTGGGCGGCGCCTTCGCGCGGGCCCTCGCCGTCTGGGGCGCCGACGTCGCGCTCGGCGCCCGCCGGGTCGATCGGCTGCAGGAGACCCGCGCCATGGTCGAGTCACTGGGTCGCCGCGCCCTCGCCGTGCAGACCGACGTGGCCGACCCGCAGGACTGCCGGCGGCTGGTCGACGAGACGGTCCGGGAGCTCGGCCGTGTCGACGTGCTGGTCAACAACGCCGGCGTCGGCACGGCGGTGCCGGCGACTCGCGAGAGCGTCGAGCAGTTCCGCTCGGTGATCGACGTCAACCTCAACGGCTGCTACTGGATGGCGCAGGCGTGCGGCCGCGTGATGCAGCCGGGCAGCAGCATCGTCAACATCAGCAGCATCCTCGGGCTGACCACGGCAGGGCTGCCGCAGGCGGCCTACGCGGCGAGCAAGGCCGGACTGATCGGCCTCACCCGCGACCTGGCCCAGCAGTGGACCGGTCGCAGGGGGATCCGGGTCAACGCGCTCGCTCCCGGGTTCTTCACCTCGGAGATGACCGACCAGTACGCGGAGGGCTACCTGGAGGCCATGTCCAGCCGGATGGTCGCGGGGCGTACCGGTGACGAGCGTGAGTTGGCGGCGGCGCTGGTCTTCCTCGCCAGCTCCGCCGGCGGCTACGTGACCGGGCAGACGCTGGCGGTCGACGGCGGCGTCACCATCACCTGA
- a CDS encoding acyl--CoA ligase family protein — translation MAVTSFEPLDPVSFLRRSEHVYGDRLAVVDGDRRLTYAEFGDRCWRFAGALDRLGVVPGDRVAVLAPNVGVMLEAHYGVPASRAVLVAMNTRLADRELAYVIEHAEAKVLVYDHDFAETAHKIAAAVPFDVRLVQAGGADDEYEQLLAEATPLCRPLEDETSLLSLNYTSGTTGRPKGVMYHPRGAYLQALAMAYHLQLTADTVSLWTLPMFHCNGWCFPWAVTAAGGVHVCLRKVEPGEIWRLIREEGVNHFNGAPTVLLSVAYDPAAEGGAPHRLIVGTGGAPPSPAILGRLADLQIDVTHLYGLTETFGPAVICDWRPEWRTLPLEEQARIKSRQGVGNAVGQQLRVLVDGVDVPRDGTTLGELALRGNNVMLGYYRDEEGTARATPDGWFRTGDLGVLHPDGYVEIRDRSKDVIVSGGENITSIEVEQALAEHPAVLDAAVVAMPDEKWGERPAAFVTLKPGAQATAEELVHHLRERLARFKAPAPEAIFFGPLPKNSTGKTQKFVLRERLWAGEDKRVK, via the coding sequence ATGGCAGTGACGTCCTTCGAGCCGCTCGACCCGGTGTCCTTCCTCCGGCGCTCGGAACACGTGTACGGCGACCGGCTGGCCGTGGTGGACGGCGACCGCCGCCTGACCTACGCGGAGTTCGGCGACCGCTGCTGGCGGTTCGCCGGCGCCCTGGACCGGCTCGGGGTCGTGCCGGGCGACCGTGTCGCGGTGCTCGCGCCGAACGTCGGCGTCATGCTCGAGGCCCACTACGGCGTACCGGCCTCGCGTGCGGTGCTCGTCGCGATGAACACCCGGCTGGCAGACCGCGAGCTCGCGTACGTCATCGAGCACGCGGAGGCGAAGGTTCTCGTCTACGACCACGACTTCGCCGAGACCGCGCACAAGATCGCTGCCGCAGTGCCTTTCGACGTCCGGCTCGTGCAGGCCGGCGGCGCCGACGACGAGTACGAGCAGCTGCTGGCCGAGGCGACGCCGCTCTGCCGGCCGCTCGAGGACGAGACCTCGCTGCTGTCCCTGAACTACACCAGCGGGACGACCGGGCGGCCGAAAGGCGTGATGTATCACCCGCGCGGCGCCTACCTGCAGGCCCTCGCGATGGCCTACCACCTGCAGCTCACCGCGGACACGGTGTCGCTGTGGACGCTGCCGATGTTCCACTGCAACGGCTGGTGCTTCCCCTGGGCGGTCACCGCCGCGGGTGGGGTGCACGTCTGCCTGCGCAAGGTGGAGCCCGGCGAGATCTGGCGGCTGATCCGCGAGGAGGGCGTCAACCACTTCAACGGTGCGCCCACCGTCCTGCTGTCGGTCGCCTACGACCCGGCTGCGGAGGGCGGCGCCCCGCACCGGCTCATCGTCGGCACGGGCGGAGCCCCGCCCTCGCCGGCCATCCTGGGCCGGTTGGCCGATCTGCAGATCGACGTCACGCACCTCTACGGGCTCACCGAGACCTTCGGCCCCGCCGTGATCTGCGACTGGCGTCCCGAGTGGCGCACCCTCCCGCTCGAGGAGCAGGCCCGGATCAAGTCCCGCCAGGGGGTGGGGAACGCCGTCGGCCAGCAGTTGCGCGTCCTGGTCGACGGCGTCGACGTCCCCCGCGACGGGACGACCCTCGGCGAGCTGGCCCTGCGCGGCAACAACGTGATGCTCGGCTACTACCGGGACGAGGAGGGCACCGCCCGGGCGACACCGGACGGCTGGTTCCGGACGGGCGACCTCGGCGTGCTGCACCCGGACGGCTACGTCGAGATCCGCGACCGCAGCAAGGACGTCATCGTCTCGGGCGGGGAGAACATCACCTCGATCGAGGTGGAGCAGGCGCTCGCCGAGCACCCGGCGGTCCTGGACGCCGCGGTCGTGGCCATGCCCGACGAGAAATGGGGCGAGCGACCGGCCGCGTTCGTCACCCTCAAGCCGGGTGCGCAGGCCACCGCGGAGGAGCTCGTCCACCATCTCCGTGAGCGGCTGGCCCGCTTCAAGGCACCGGCCCCGGAGGCCATCTTCTTCGGTCCGCTGCCCAAGAACTCCACCGGCAAGACGCAGAAGTTCGTGCTGCGCGAGCGGTTGTGGGCCGGGGAGGACAAGCGCGTGAAGTAA
- a CDS encoding cobalamin biosynthesis protein: MPGAAWPVAAGLAAGLAADALLGDPQRGHPVAGFGLLAAALERRVHHDSRAAGAGYTLVLTGGAAAAGAGLQRALPGPAGRAAVTALATWAVVGGTSLRREAATMAGHLDAGDLPAARARLVHLCGRDPAALDGAGLARATVESVAENTSDAVVGPLVWGAVAGVPGLLAYRAVNTLDAMVGHRSPRYERFGWAAARADDVANLLPARLTAALAVAFAPVVGGSRAQALRVRRRDGHRHPSPNAGPVEAAFAGALGRTLGGRLCYAGRVEQRPLLGNGPAPEVADITRAARLSLAVTVGAGVLVAGARLLLDRGRR; the protein is encoded by the coding sequence GTGCCTGGAGCTGCCTGGCCGGTCGCGGCGGGGCTGGCTGCCGGGCTGGCCGCCGACGCGCTGCTGGGCGACCCGCAGCGGGGCCATCCCGTCGCCGGCTTCGGGCTGCTGGCCGCGGCACTGGAGCGCCGGGTCCACCACGACTCGCGCGCGGCCGGCGCCGGCTACACGCTGGTGCTGACCGGCGGCGCGGCCGCTGCCGGCGCGGGCCTGCAGCGGGCGCTGCCCGGCCCGGCGGGGCGCGCCGCCGTGACCGCCCTCGCGACCTGGGCCGTCGTCGGCGGGACCAGCCTGCGGCGCGAGGCGGCGACCATGGCCGGGCACCTCGACGCCGGGGACCTGCCTGCCGCGCGCGCCCGGTTGGTGCATCTGTGCGGCCGGGACCCGGCCGCGCTGGACGGCGCGGGACTGGCGCGCGCCACGGTCGAGTCGGTCGCCGAGAACACCTCCGACGCCGTCGTCGGGCCACTGGTCTGGGGCGCCGTCGCAGGGGTTCCGGGGCTGCTGGCCTACCGCGCGGTGAACACCCTCGACGCGATGGTCGGCCACCGCTCCCCGCGCTACGAGCGGTTCGGCTGGGCGGCCGCGCGCGCCGACGACGTCGCCAACCTGCTGCCGGCCCGGCTGACTGCCGCCCTGGCCGTCGCGTTCGCTCCTGTCGTCGGTGGCAGCCGCGCGCAGGCGCTGCGGGTCCGCCGGCGGGACGGGCACCGGCACCCGAGCCCCAACGCCGGCCCGGTCGAGGCGGCGTTCGCCGGCGCGCTCGGCCGCACTCTGGGCGGCCGGCTGTGTTACGCCGGCCGGGTCGAGCAGCGCCCCCTGCTCGGCAACGGACCCGCACCCGAGGTGGCCGACATCACGCGGGCCGCGAGGCTCTCGCTTGCCGTGACCGTCGGCGCCGGGGTGCTGGTCGCGGGCGCCCGGCTGCTGCTCGACCGGGGGCGGCGATGA
- a CDS encoding TIGR00366 family protein, which yields MLRTITRPLVTLVERYMPSSLVFAAVLTFVVAGLALGLTDAGPVEVVRAWGDGLSGLLAFMTQIALVLIFGYTLAHTPPVHRVLVRVASLPRTPRAAYAFVTVVTGIASLISWGLGLIVGGILALEVGRSARRRGIRLHYPLLVAAAYSGFVVWHMGYSGSGPLAAATEGSFFAEEFGVVPVTETTFASWNILATIVTLLAVAGAMVLLVPRAGDPVTELPPDADDEAEAAAPAPEATTGAAAGAVATADPTTGTAPARTVADRIDGARSVTLIVGLALCGYLVVYFAQEGFNLTLDIVNWTFLAAILLIVRSPRELGVLVTDAGRTVGEVLIQYPLYAGILGMTTTTGLAAVMSEFFAAIATPATLGFFAFLAAGLLNMFVPSGGGQFAVQAPIFMGSAESLGVDAAPIIMAISYGDQWTNMIQPFWTLPLLAVARLGVRDILGYTFVTLVVSGIVFGGTLLLVGAG from the coding sequence ATGCTCCGCACGATCACCCGTCCCCTGGTGACGCTCGTCGAGCGCTACATGCCCAGCTCGCTGGTCTTCGCTGCGGTGCTGACCTTCGTCGTCGCCGGCCTCGCCCTCGGTCTCACCGACGCGGGACCCGTCGAGGTCGTCCGGGCCTGGGGGGACGGCCTGTCCGGCCTGCTGGCCTTCATGACCCAGATCGCGCTGGTGCTCATCTTCGGCTACACGCTGGCGCACACCCCTCCGGTGCACCGGGTGCTGGTCCGGGTCGCGTCGCTGCCGCGCACGCCCCGGGCGGCGTACGCCTTCGTCACCGTGGTCACCGGTATCGCCTCGCTGATCAGCTGGGGCCTCGGACTGATCGTCGGCGGAATTCTCGCCCTCGAGGTCGGCCGGAGCGCCCGGCGGCGGGGCATCCGATTGCACTACCCGCTGCTCGTCGCCGCGGCCTACTCCGGCTTCGTCGTCTGGCACATGGGCTACTCCGGCTCAGGACCGCTGGCCGCCGCGACAGAGGGCAGCTTCTTCGCCGAGGAGTTCGGTGTCGTGCCGGTCACCGAGACGACCTTCGCGAGCTGGAACATCCTCGCGACGATCGTGACGCTGCTGGCGGTCGCCGGTGCCATGGTGCTGCTGGTCCCACGGGCAGGCGATCCGGTCACCGAGCTGCCGCCGGACGCGGACGACGAGGCCGAGGCGGCGGCACCCGCCCCCGAGGCGACGACGGGGGCCGCCGCCGGCGCGGTCGCCACAGCGGACCCGACCACCGGGACGGCGCCGGCCCGCACCGTCGCGGACCGGATCGACGGTGCCCGCAGCGTCACGCTGATCGTCGGGCTCGCCCTCTGCGGCTACCTCGTGGTGTATTTCGCCCAGGAGGGGTTCAACCTCACGCTGGACATCGTCAACTGGACGTTCCTCGCTGCCATCCTGCTCATCGTCCGCTCGCCCCGTGAGCTCGGTGTCCTGGTCACCGACGCCGGGCGCACCGTCGGCGAGGTCCTCATCCAGTACCCGCTCTACGCCGGCATCCTGGGCATGACCACCACCACCGGGCTGGCCGCGGTGATGAGCGAGTTCTTCGCCGCCATCGCCACCCCCGCGACGCTCGGCTTCTTCGCCTTTCTGGCGGCGGGGCTGCTCAACATGTTCGTCCCCTCCGGCGGCGGCCAGTTCGCCGTGCAGGCGCCCATCTTCATGGGCAGCGCCGAGTCGCTCGGCGTGGACGCGGCGCCGATCATCATGGCCATCTCGTACGGCGACCAGTGGACCAACATGATCCAGCCGTTCTGGACGCTGCCCCTGCTCGCGGTCGCCCGGCTCGGGGTCCGCGACATCCTCGGCTACACCTTCGTCACGCTGGTGGTCAGCGGCATCGTCTTCGGCGGCACGCTGCTCCTCGTCGGCGCCGGCTGA
- a CDS encoding M15 family metallopeptidase has translation MSRPLLLAVAVALSTACGATAPTTGPTAGATASPSPTAAAPSSPAAAPTPPAASALPSAVARPVWVVGASPLPLRPDGFGQVLPTPKVLRDRRMTAASTLPPPPGGRFTATVAAIGPEVRTRMGESWSPACPVGLKDLRYLTVSFRGFDGAAHTGELVVNASAAGDVVEVFRSLFTQNFPIEEMRLPTTADFTAAPTGDGNNSASYVCRAARGQKTWSQHAYGLAVDINPFHNPLVKRDLVVPELAGAYADRADVRPGMHVAGGPAVRAFAAAGWSWGGDWRSSKDYMHFSANGR, from the coding sequence GTGTCCCGTCCCCTCCTGCTCGCCGTCGCCGTGGCCCTGTCGACCGCCTGCGGTGCGACCGCCCCGACCACTGGCCCGACCGCCGGTGCGACCGCGTCCCCGTCGCCGACCGCCGCCGCCCCGTCGTCCCCGGCCGCTGCGCCGACGCCACCCGCAGCATCGGCGTTGCCGTCGGCGGTCGCCCGGCCGGTGTGGGTCGTCGGCGCGTCGCCGCTGCCGCTGCGGCCGGACGGCTTCGGCCAGGTGCTGCCGACACCGAAGGTGCTGCGTGACCGCCGGATGACCGCGGCCAGCACGCTTCCGCCGCCTCCTGGCGGCCGCTTCACGGCGACCGTCGCGGCGATCGGTCCGGAGGTGCGCACGCGCATGGGCGAGAGCTGGTCGCCCGCCTGCCCGGTGGGGCTGAAGGACCTGCGCTACCTGACGGTGTCGTTCCGCGGCTTCGACGGCGCCGCGCACACCGGCGAGCTCGTGGTCAACGCCTCGGCGGCCGGCGACGTGGTCGAGGTGTTCCGCTCGCTGTTCACGCAGAACTTCCCGATCGAGGAGATGCGGCTGCCGACGACGGCCGACTTCACCGCCGCCCCGACCGGTGACGGCAACAACAGCGCGTCCTACGTCTGCCGGGCCGCGCGCGGACAGAAGACCTGGTCGCAGCACGCCTACGGGCTGGCGGTCGACATCAACCCGTTCCACAACCCGCTCGTCAAGCGGGACCTGGTGGTCCCCGAGCTGGCCGGCGCCTACGCCGACCGCGCCGACGTCCGGCCCGGCATGCACGTGGCCGGGGGGCCGGCCGTACGCGCGTTCGCCGCCGCCGGCTGGTCCTGGGGCGGCGACTGGCGCAGCAGCAAGGACTACATGCACTTCAGCGCGAACGGCCGCTGA
- the cobT gene encoding nicotinate-nucleotide--dimethylbenzimidazole phosphoribosyltransferase, whose protein sequence is MIDATLAELRPLDRQAMADAEQHQARLTKPRGSLGVLEDVAIQLAGLAGLDPPPLPAPAAVAVFAADHGVHAQGVTPWPQEVTAQMVGNFLAGGAVVNALAAQTGAQVCVVDVGVAGDLPAHPALRARKVAAGTADLTTGPAMTRAQAVAAVEVGITVARELVAEGARCLLTGDMGIANTTASAALIAAMLDLDPAEVTGRGTGVDDATLAVKIDVVRRALALHAPDPADPLGVLAAVGGLEHAALVGFLLGASALRVPVVLDGVIAGSAALVAAALHPDALVAALAGHRSAEPGHARALEALRLRPLIDLDLRLGEGSGAVLALPLVQAAARVLRDVATFDSAGVADKAS, encoded by the coding sequence GTGATCGACGCCACCCTCGCCGAGCTGCGCCCGCTGGACCGGCAGGCGATGGCCGACGCCGAGCAGCACCAGGCGCGGTTGACCAAGCCACGCGGCTCGCTCGGCGTCCTCGAGGACGTCGCGATCCAGCTCGCCGGCCTGGCCGGTCTGGACCCGCCGCCGCTGCCGGCGCCCGCGGCCGTCGCCGTCTTCGCCGCCGACCACGGCGTGCATGCCCAGGGGGTGACGCCGTGGCCGCAGGAGGTCACCGCCCAGATGGTCGGCAACTTCCTGGCCGGCGGCGCGGTGGTGAACGCGCTGGCCGCGCAGACCGGCGCGCAGGTGTGCGTCGTCGACGTCGGCGTCGCGGGCGACCTCCCGGCGCACCCGGCCCTACGTGCCCGCAAGGTGGCCGCCGGCACCGCCGACCTGACCACCGGGCCCGCCATGACGCGCGCGCAGGCCGTCGCGGCGGTCGAGGTGGGCATCACCGTCGCCCGCGAGCTGGTCGCGGAAGGAGCCCGCTGCCTGCTCACCGGCGACATGGGCATCGCCAACACCACCGCCTCCGCCGCGCTGATCGCCGCGATGCTGGATCTGGACCCGGCCGAGGTGACCGGTCGCGGGACCGGCGTCGACGACGCGACGCTCGCCGTCAAGATCGACGTCGTACGGCGCGCGCTCGCGCTGCACGCCCCGGACCCGGCCGACCCGCTCGGCGTCCTCGCCGCCGTCGGCGGGCTGGAGCACGCCGCGCTCGTGGGTTTCCTGCTCGGCGCGTCGGCACTGCGGGTGCCGGTCGTCCTGGACGGTGTCATCGCCGGGTCCGCCGCCCTCGTCGCCGCCGCGCTGCACCCCGACGCGCTGGTCGCCGCGCTGGCCGGCCACCGCTCCGCCGAGCCCGGCCACGCCCGGGCACTGGAGGCGCTGCGGCTACGACCGCTGATCGACCTCGACCTGCGGCTCGGTGAGGGCTCCGGCGCCGTGCTGGCGCTCCCGCTGGTGCAGGCGGCGGCCCGGGTGCTGCGCGACGTCGCCACCTTCGACAGCGCCGGGGTGGCGGACAAGGCCAGCTGA
- the cobN gene encoding cobaltochelatase subunit CobN, giving the protein MTLLLLSTADTDLLAARAVADPALELRLANPSRVEDPVALLDGVHVVVVRLLGGRRAWESFDALRSACVERRIPLIAVGGEGALDAELADASTVPAGVVADAAAYLREGGSANLRELAAFLSDTVLLTGVGFAPPMALPAYGLRGGRDVDASRPTIGVVFYRAHELSGNTSFVDVLCDAIESAGANARPVYVGSLRPDGEGRLPVVDELLSDVDALVVTVLASGGSDASDSEGWDATALGRLDVPVLQALCLTSSRADWDASDAGAAPIDAAMQVAIPEFDGRLITVPFSFKETGEDGVPAYVADPERASRVAGIAVAHARLRHLPNAEKKIALVLSSYPTKHSRVGNAVGLDTPASAVRLLQEMREAGYDVGGPAGGGPGCLPEDGDTLVHTLIAAGGHDVEWLTEEQLQAAVARVPLADYQRWFATLPAELQESMVEHWGSPPGSLYVDGDEIVLAALQYGNVVLAIQPPRGFGENPIAIYHDPDLPPSHHYLAAYRWLAQPESAGGFGAHAVVHLGKHGTLEWLPGKGLGLSAGCAPDAVLGDLPLLYPFIVNDPGEGTQAKRRAHATVVDHLVPPMARAESYDEMAQLEQLLDEYAQVQAMDPAKLPTIRGQIWDLVTAAQLHHDLHVSETPSEEEFDDFLLHVDGYLCEVKDVLIRDGLHILGQAPVELPRVDLVLGILRAQQTWGGQAGSLPGLRRALGAAYDLSEDDRVQADRLESMARELVLAVDEAQWSAEAVDGVVEGVLDRAVPDVNAVLRFACQEVVPRLARTTDELGNLLHGLSGGFVPAGPSGSPTRGLVGVLPTGRNFYSVDPKAIPSQNAWAVGVALGDSLLSRYLADHGEYPASVGLVVWGTSAMRTAGDDIAEVLWLLGVTPVWDRASRRVTDLEVVPLEELGRPRVDVTLRISGFFRDAFPHVVEMLDDAVRMVAALDEPAESNFLRAHVQADLAEGTDERRATARIFGSKPGAYGAGLLPLIDSRDWKTDADLAEVYAVWGGYAYGKGLDGAPARRDMERVYTRMRVAAKNQDTREHDIVDSDDYFQYHGGMVAAVRALTGESPEAYVGDSAVPDTVKTRTLQEETHRAFRARVVNPKWISAMQRHGYKGAFELAATVDYLFGYDATAGVVDDWMYEKLASAYVFDETNRAFMQKSNPWALRGISERLLEAADRGLWEQPSQETLDGLRRVYLELEGDLEGG; this is encoded by the coding sequence GTGACGCTCCTGCTCCTGTCCACCGCCGACACCGACCTGCTCGCCGCCCGGGCGGTAGCCGACCCGGCGCTCGAGCTGCGGCTGGCCAACCCGTCCCGGGTCGAGGACCCGGTCGCCCTGCTCGACGGCGTGCACGTGGTCGTCGTGCGGCTGCTCGGCGGGCGCCGGGCGTGGGAATCCTTCGACGCGCTGCGCAGCGCCTGCGTCGAGCGGCGGATCCCGCTAATCGCCGTCGGCGGCGAGGGCGCCCTGGACGCCGAGCTGGCCGACGCCTCGACGGTGCCGGCCGGTGTCGTCGCGGATGCCGCGGCCTACCTGCGCGAGGGCGGCAGCGCCAACCTGCGGGAGCTGGCGGCGTTCCTGTCCGACACCGTGCTGCTCACCGGTGTCGGGTTCGCCCCGCCGATGGCTCTGCCGGCGTACGGCCTGCGGGGCGGGCGCGACGTCGACGCCTCGCGCCCGACGATCGGTGTCGTCTTCTACCGCGCACACGAGCTGTCCGGCAACACCTCCTTCGTCGACGTGCTGTGCGACGCGATCGAGTCGGCCGGTGCCAACGCCCGGCCGGTCTACGTCGGGTCGCTGCGGCCGGACGGCGAGGGGCGGCTGCCCGTGGTCGACGAGCTGCTGTCCGACGTCGACGCGCTCGTGGTGACCGTGCTGGCCAGTGGCGGCTCCGACGCCAGCGACAGCGAGGGCTGGGATGCCACCGCGCTCGGCCGGCTGGACGTACCGGTGCTGCAGGCGCTGTGCCTGACCAGCAGCCGGGCCGACTGGGACGCCTCCGACGCCGGCGCCGCCCCGATCGACGCGGCGATGCAGGTCGCGATCCCCGAGTTCGACGGCCGGCTGATCACGGTGCCGTTCTCCTTCAAGGAGACGGGGGAGGACGGCGTGCCCGCCTACGTCGCCGACCCGGAGCGGGCGTCGCGCGTGGCGGGCATCGCGGTCGCGCACGCCCGGCTGCGGCACCTGCCGAACGCCGAGAAGAAGATCGCGCTGGTGCTGTCGTCCTACCCGACCAAGCACTCACGCGTGGGCAACGCCGTCGGGCTCGACACGCCGGCCAGCGCGGTCCGGCTACTGCAGGAGATGCGCGAGGCCGGCTACGACGTCGGCGGTCCTGCCGGCGGCGGACCAGGTTGTCTTCCCGAGGACGGCGACACGCTGGTCCACACGCTGATCGCCGCCGGCGGCCACGACGTGGAGTGGCTGACCGAGGAGCAGCTGCAGGCGGCCGTCGCGCGGGTGCCGCTGGCCGACTACCAGCGGTGGTTCGCCACCCTTCCGGCGGAGCTGCAGGAGTCGATGGTCGAGCACTGGGGGAGCCCGCCCGGGTCGCTCTACGTCGACGGCGACGAGATCGTCCTCGCCGCGCTGCAGTACGGCAACGTCGTGCTGGCGATCCAGCCGCCGCGGGGCTTCGGCGAGAACCCGATCGCGATCTACCACGACCCGGACCTGCCGCCGTCGCACCACTACCTGGCCGCCTACCGCTGGCTGGCACAGCCCGAGTCCGCGGGTGGCTTCGGTGCGCACGCCGTGGTCCACCTCGGCAAGCACGGCACGCTCGAGTGGCTGCCCGGCAAGGGCCTCGGGCTGTCCGCCGGCTGCGCCCCGGACGCGGTGCTCGGCGACCTGCCGCTGCTCTACCCGTTCATCGTCAACGACCCCGGCGAGGGCACCCAGGCCAAGCGCCGCGCGCACGCCACCGTCGTCGACCACCTCGTGCCGCCGATGGCGCGGGCCGAGTCCTACGACGAGATGGCCCAGCTCGAGCAGCTGCTCGACGAGTACGCGCAGGTGCAGGCGATGGACCCGGCCAAGCTGCCGACCATCCGCGGGCAGATCTGGGACCTCGTCACCGCCGCGCAGCTGCACCACGACCTGCACGTGTCGGAGACGCCGAGCGAGGAGGAGTTCGACGACTTCCTGCTGCACGTCGACGGCTACCTCTGCGAGGTCAAGGACGTCCTGATCCGCGACGGGCTGCACATCCTCGGGCAGGCGCCGGTGGAGCTGCCGCGGGTCGACCTGGTGCTGGGGATCCTGCGCGCTCAGCAGACCTGGGGCGGCCAGGCCGGCTCGCTGCCCGGGCTGCGCCGCGCGCTGGGCGCGGCCTACGACCTGTCGGAGGACGACCGGGTGCAGGCCGACCGGCTGGAGTCGATGGCGCGCGAGCTGGTCCTCGCGGTGGACGAGGCGCAGTGGTCGGCCGAGGCCGTGGACGGCGTGGTCGAGGGCGTGCTCGACCGGGCGGTTCCTGACGTCAACGCCGTGCTGCGCTTCGCCTGCCAGGAGGTCGTCCCGCGGCTGGCCCGCACGACCGACGAGCTGGGCAACCTGCTGCACGGCCTGTCCGGGGGCTTCGTGCCGGCCGGCCCTTCGGGCTCGCCGACCCGGGGGCTGGTGGGCGTACTCCCGACAGGTCGCAACTTCTACTCCGTCGACCCCAAGGCGATCCCGTCTCAGAACGCCTGGGCCGTCGGCGTGGCGCTCGGTGACTCGCTGCTGAGTCGCTATCTCGCCGACCACGGCGAGTACCCCGCCTCCGTCGGGCTCGTCGTCTGGGGCACCAGCGCGATGCGCACGGCCGGCGACGACATCGCCGAGGTCCTGTGGCTGCTCGGCGTCACACCGGTGTGGGACAGGGCCTCCCGCCGGGTCACGGACCTGGAGGTGGTCCCGCTCGAGGAGCTGGGCCGGCCGCGGGTCGACGTCACGCTGCGGATCAGCGGCTTCTTCCGCGACGCCTTCCCGCACGTCGTCGAGATGCTCGACGACGCGGTGCGGATGGTGGCCGCGCTCGACGAGCCGGCGGAGTCCAACTTCCTGCGCGCGCACGTCCAGGCCGACCTGGCCGAGGGCACCGACGAGCGCCGCGCGACCGCGCGCATCTTCGGCAGCAAGCCCGGGGCGTACGGCGCGGGTCTCCTCCCGCTCATCGACAGCCGCGACTGGAAGACCGACGCCGACCTGGCCGAGGTCTACGCCGTCTGGGGCGGCTACGCCTACGGCAAGGGGCTGGACGGCGCGCCGGCCCGCCGGGACATGGAGCGCGTCTACACCCGGATGCGCGTGGCGGCCAAGAACCAGGACACCCGCGAGCACGACATCGTCGACAGCGACGACTACTTCCAGTACCACGGCGGCATGGTCGCGGCGGTCCGCGCGCTGACGGGCGAGTCGCCGGAGGCCTACGTCGGCGACAGCGCGGTGCCGGACACGGTGAAGACCCGCACCCTGCAGGAGGAGACGCACCGCGCCTTCCGCGCCCGGGTCGTGAACCCCAAGTGGATCTCGGCGATGCAGCGGCACGGCTACAAGGGCGCCTTCGAGCTCGCGGCCACCGTCGACTACCTGTTCGGCTACGACGCCACCGCCGGCGTCGTCGACGACTGGATGTACGAGAAGCTCGCCTCGGCCTACGTCTTCGACGAGACCAACCGGGCGTTCATGCAGAAGTCGAACCCGTGGGCCCTGCGCGGCATCAGCGAGCGGCTGCTCGAGGCGGCCGACCGCGGGCTGTGGGAGCAGCCGTCGCAGGAGACGCTGGACGGGCTGAGGCGTGTCTACCTCGAGCTCGAGGGGGACCTCGAGGGGGGATAG